The following coding sequences lie in one Phycisphaerae bacterium genomic window:
- a CDS encoding MCE family protein — MTDHKRNVLTGLFVLAGLCCLAVLIVMFGEYRGVLGKRYTINAKFDRITGVREGTDVTLAGVWVGSVLKVGLVDPRQPHKGVLTVLEMDPRFQVPSGSVAMVTTPLMGQATVNIIPAAKTLTLLPTDGTAEIAGMVTTPLGDVIDPALLDTMKKTTYQIGVLAEALTPAANAITDLLEQRSIEQVEKSSDTPQKLAANLFTTVERLHNVLWHFDLVLGDPAVQSNVKETVANFKAASEDAKLAVAGLRSFAQEAQQLTVSAKSVMGKLNTTADTTQKYIDELGRRLVSATDQVSRLLDYLISASRDLAEGQGTAGMLLRDPKFYDELMLTIRRLGEAASELQVLVKQWQKQGLLSVGR; from the coding sequence ATGACCGATCACAAACGGAATGTGTTGACCGGGCTGTTCGTGTTGGCCGGCCTGTGTTGCCTGGCCGTGCTGATCGTGATGTTCGGCGAGTACCGCGGCGTCCTGGGCAAGCGATATACGATCAACGCCAAGTTCGATCGGATCACCGGCGTCCGCGAGGGTACCGACGTCACCCTGGCCGGCGTCTGGGTCGGGAGCGTGCTGAAGGTGGGCCTAGTCGATCCCCGGCAGCCCCACAAAGGCGTGCTGACCGTGCTGGAAATGGACCCCAGGTTCCAGGTTCCCAGCGGCTCCGTCGCCATGGTCACCACCCCGCTCATGGGCCAGGCCACCGTGAACATCATCCCCGCCGCCAAGACGCTCACTTTGCTGCCGACGGACGGCACCGCCGAGATCGCCGGCATGGTCACCACCCCGCTGGGCGATGTGATCGATCCGGCCTTGCTGGACACGATGAAGAAGACAACCTACCAGATCGGCGTCCTCGCCGAGGCCCTGACACCAGCCGCCAATGCGATCACCGACCTCCTCGAGCAACGCTCGATCGAGCAGGTCGAAAAGTCCTCCGATACCCCCCAGAAACTCGCCGCTAACCTCTTCACCACCGTCGAACGCCTGCATAACGTGCTTTGGCATTTCGATCTCGTGCTCGGCGATCCCGCCGTGCAGAGCAATGTCAAGGAGACGGTCGCCAACTTCAAGGCGGCCAGCGAGGACGCCAAGCTCGCGGTGGCCGGCCTGCGCAGTTTTGCCCAGGAGGCCCAGCAGCTCACGGTCAGCGCCAAGAGCGTCATGGGCAAGTTGAATACCACCGCCGATACGACCCAGAAGTACATCGACGAGCTGGGCCGCAGACTCGTGAGCGCGACGGACCAGGTGTCGCGACTTCTGGATTACCTCATCTCCGCCAGCCGCGACCTGGCGGAGGGCCAGGGCACCGCCGGTATGCTCCTCCGAGATCCCAAATTCTACGACGAGCTCATGCTCACCATTCGGCGACTGGGCGAGGCCGCCTCCGAACTGCAGGTGCTCGTGAAACAGTGGCAGAAACAGGGACTCTTGAGCGTGGGCAGGTAG
- a CDS encoding ABC transporter ATP-binding protein — protein sequence MSDPQPPIVELRGVSKSFGRLHVLHEIDLCLERGKTTVVIGESGTGKSVLLKHMLGLLHPDKGQVYVDGRRVDKLREKEWVPVRRRFGYLFQMGALFDSFTAGQNVAFPLQEHTNKTDAEIAGIVARKLALVGLDGIQSKMPAELSGGQRKRVALARAIAMDPDIIVYDEPTTGLDPIRSDTINDLIIKLKNELAVTSVVVTHDMVSAFKVADRVLMLHQGQFIADGTADDFRRSTDPRVQAFVTGDADLQLSHLDQTEAPQGGTAS from the coding sequence ATGAGCGACCCACAACCACCCATCGTTGAACTACGCGGCGTATCCAAGAGCTTCGGACGCCTGCACGTCCTCCACGAGATCGACCTCTGTCTGGAGCGGGGCAAGACTACCGTCGTCATCGGTGAGTCCGGCACCGGCAAGAGCGTGCTGCTCAAGCACATGCTGGGCCTCCTCCATCCGGACAAGGGCCAGGTCTACGTCGACGGCCGCCGCGTCGATAAGCTCCGCGAGAAGGAATGGGTACCGGTCCGGAGACGCTTCGGGTACCTGTTCCAGATGGGGGCCCTGTTCGACTCGTTCACCGCCGGACAGAACGTGGCTTTCCCCCTGCAGGAGCACACGAACAAAACCGACGCCGAAATCGCCGGGATCGTGGCCCGTAAGCTGGCCCTGGTCGGTCTGGACGGCATCCAGTCGAAGATGCCCGCGGAGCTCTCCGGCGGACAGCGAAAACGAGTCGCCCTCGCCCGGGCTATCGCCATGGATCCCGATATCATCGTCTACGACGAGCCTACGACCGGTCTGGACCCCATCCGCTCGGACACCATCAATGACCTGATCATCAAGCTCAAGAACGAGCTGGCCGTCACCAGCGTGGTCGTCACCCACGACATGGTCAGCGCATTCAAGGTGGCCGACCGCGTGCTCATGCTCCACCAGGGACAGTTCATCGCCGATGGGACGGCCGACGACTTCCGCCGGTCCACCGATCCGCGGGTGCAGGCGTTCGTCACCGGCGATGCCGATCTCCAGTTGAGCCACCTTGACCAGACTGAAGCTCCTCAAGGAGGTACCGCTTCATGA
- a CDS encoding ABC transporter permease, which yields MEGAIGRLGRATLDFLESLGDFAHFAARAVGHAVRCPVRRRDLQRLLPHLFSIGALSVPVILITGVFVGMVLAIQAIEQFKAAGLENRMGVIVSLSVVRELGPVLAGVMILGRVGGALTAELGTMRVTEQIDALRSMGSDPIRVLVVPRFLACVLLTPVLTIYCNLVGVLGGWLISVPIFRIANWAYWHYMQVAVETWDIGSGLFKSLFFGATIGLVSCYKGFNCEQGARGVGKACTESFVAGFVVILILDFFIALLLKGLYEAIWGFKLIF from the coding sequence ATGGAAGGTGCGATCGGCCGACTGGGCCGTGCGACCCTCGACTTCCTCGAGTCGCTGGGTGACTTCGCCCATTTCGCCGCCCGGGCCGTGGGGCATGCCGTCCGTTGCCCTGTGCGCCGGCGCGACCTGCAGCGCCTGCTCCCGCACCTGTTCTCCATCGGAGCCCTGAGCGTGCCGGTCATCCTCATCACCGGCGTGTTCGTGGGCATGGTCCTGGCCATCCAGGCCATCGAGCAGTTCAAGGCCGCCGGTCTCGAGAACCGCATGGGCGTGATCGTGAGCCTCTCCGTCGTCCGCGAGCTGGGCCCGGTTCTGGCCGGGGTGATGATCCTGGGCCGGGTCGGAGGAGCCCTGACCGCCGAACTCGGTACCATGCGGGTCACCGAGCAGATCGACGCCCTCCGCTCTATGGGCTCCGACCCAATCCGAGTCCTGGTCGTGCCCCGCTTCCTCGCCTGCGTGCTCCTCACCCCGGTGCTGACCATCTACTGCAACCTGGTGGGCGTGCTCGGCGGATGGCTGATCAGCGTGCCCATCTTCCGGATCGCCAATTGGGCGTACTGGCACTACATGCAGGTGGCGGTCGAGACCTGGGATATCGGCAGCGGCCTGTTCAAGAGCCTGTTTTTCGGGGCCACGATCGGACTGGTCTCCTGCTACAAGGGCTTCAACTGCGAGCAGGGGGCGCGCGGCGTGGGCAAGGCCTGCACCGAGTCGTTCGTGGCGGGTTTCGTGGTCATCCTGATCCTGGACTTCTTCATCGCCTTGCTTCTCAAGGGGCTCTACGAGGCGATCTGGGGATTCAAACTGATCTTCTGA
- the atpC gene encoding ATP synthase F1 subunit epsilon — translation MADLVLHCSIITPEGPVFEAAVESVVIPAHDGQLGILRNHAPLVCKLGAGRLQARTAEVEERWFVDGGFCQVFENQVTVLTPRTIRPEEINRAAAEAQLAEASKMVAKDEVSLRHKAEAEASARAQLRMLP, via the coding sequence ATGGCCGATCTGGTTCTGCACTGCAGCATCATCACCCCGGAAGGGCCGGTCTTCGAGGCCGCGGTCGAGTCGGTGGTTATCCCCGCCCACGACGGCCAGCTCGGCATCCTTCGCAACCACGCTCCGTTGGTGTGCAAGCTCGGAGCCGGGCGGCTGCAGGCCAGGACCGCCGAGGTCGAGGAACGCTGGTTCGTCGACGGCGGCTTCTGCCAGGTTTTCGAGAATCAAGTCACGGTGTTGACCCCCCGAACCATCCGGCCCGAGGAGATCAATCGGGCCGCGGCCGAGGCCCAGTTGGCCGAGGCCAGCAAGATGGTCGCTAAGGACGAAGTCAGCCTCCGCCACAAAGCCGAGGCCGAAGCCAGTGCCCGAGCCCAGCTTCGAATGCTCCCATGA
- the atpD gene encoding F0F1 ATP synthase subunit beta: MVETHTQNIGRVTQVIGSTLDAAFDEHNLPEVYNALQVDIERKVLGTVEKSTLWCEVASHLGGGHIRAVALGSTDGLTRGAPIRDLGAPVTVPVGMETLGRVINVVGAPVDMRGPIAAKENRPIHHEPPEFADLTPKSEIMETGIKVIDLLAPFVRGGKIGLFGGAGLGKTVIVQEMIARIAREHSGYSVFAGVGERTREGNDLWLEMQEATFKDAQGNVKQVMDHTAMVFGQMNEPPGARLRAALTALTLAEWFRDQSGADTMLFVDNVFRFSQAGSEVSALLGRMPSAVGYQPTLGTEMGELQERITSTKYGAVTSVQAIYVPADDLTDPAPATTFTHLDAFIVLARGISEKGIYPAIDPLASSSRILDPQYIGEEHYKVARQVQSILQRYRDLQDIIAILGVDELSEDDKLIVGRARKIERFFSQPFFVAEPFTGFPGNYTRKEDTIRSFAELCEGKWDHLPEQAFMYVGNIEDAAAKAEKLAKE; encoded by the coding sequence ATGGTAGAAACCCATACCCAGAACATCGGTCGAGTGACACAGGTCATCGGTTCCACCTTGGACGCCGCGTTTGACGAGCACAACCTGCCCGAGGTGTACAACGCCCTGCAAGTCGACATCGAGCGAAAGGTCCTCGGGACCGTCGAGAAAAGCACGCTATGGTGCGAGGTGGCTTCACACCTGGGCGGCGGGCACATCCGCGCGGTGGCCCTGGGCTCGACCGACGGCCTGACACGCGGAGCTCCCATCCGTGACCTGGGCGCACCGGTCACCGTGCCGGTGGGCATGGAAACGCTTGGCCGGGTCATCAACGTCGTGGGCGCGCCGGTGGATATGCGCGGCCCGATCGCGGCCAAGGAAAACCGCCCCATTCACCATGAGCCTCCCGAGTTCGCCGACCTGACCCCCAAGTCGGAAATCATGGAGACCGGCATCAAGGTGATCGATCTCCTCGCCCCATTCGTCCGCGGCGGAAAAATCGGCCTGTTCGGCGGCGCCGGGCTGGGTAAGACCGTTATCGTGCAGGAAATGATCGCCCGCATCGCCCGTGAGCACTCCGGTTACTCCGTGTTTGCCGGCGTGGGCGAGCGAACCCGTGAAGGGAACGACCTCTGGCTGGAAATGCAGGAGGCAACCTTCAAGGACGCTCAGGGCAACGTCAAGCAGGTCATGGACCACACCGCGATGGTCTTCGGCCAGATGAACGAGCCGCCCGGGGCACGCCTTCGAGCAGCCCTCACCGCCCTCACCCTGGCCGAGTGGTTCCGCGACCAGTCGGGCGCCGACACGATGTTGTTCGTCGACAACGTGTTCCGCTTTTCACAGGCCGGCTCCGAGGTGTCGGCTCTCCTGGGACGCATGCCGTCGGCCGTCGGCTACCAGCCGACACTGGGCACCGAAATGGGCGAGCTCCAGGAGCGAATCACTTCCACCAAGTACGGCGCCGTGACCAGCGTGCAGGCCATCTACGTGCCCGCCGACGACCTGACCGACCCTGCCCCGGCCACCACGTTCACCCACCTCGATGCGTTCATCGTGCTCGCTCGCGGTATCAGTGAGAAGGGCATCTACCCGGCCATCGACCCCTTGGCTTCGTCCAGCCGGATCCTCGATCCCCAGTATATCGGCGAGGAACACTACAAGGTCGCCCGGCAGGTCCAGAGCATCCTGCAACGCTATCGCGACTTGCAGGACATCATCGCCATCCTCGGCGTCGACGAGCTGTCCGAGGACGACAAGCTGATCGTCGGCCGGGCCCGCAAGATCGAGCGATTCTTCTCCCAGCCGTTCTTCGTCGCCGAGCCGTTCACCGGCTTCCCCGGCAACTACACCCGCAAGGAGGACACCATCCGCAGCTTCGCCGAACTGTGCGAAGGCAAGTGGGATCACCTTCCGGAGCAGGCCTTCATGTACGTGGGCAACATCGAGGACGCCGCCGCCAAGGCCGAGAAACTGGCCAAGGAGTAG
- a CDS encoding SGNH/GDSL hydrolase family protein, which produces MAHKVGLFAMVLSMIGSPECQPRELQFRPGDQIMAMGDSITQAGGYLRAIDAVLAQQYPDMKMPKVVNVGIGGQKAEDMVARFEKDVVARKPAIVTISVGVNDVWHRMDKPHDPRVLEAFTANVENMVKMAQAAGIKVFLVSPTVIEEAAGSVANQRLRLYITAEKEIARRNKCGFVDLHALFLKAIDHHYKQVATRENKGFLTTDGVHMRPPGDTLMAVGILRALGVPDEKIEATSLAGVLE; this is translated from the coding sequence ATGGCACACAAAGTCGGATTGTTCGCGATGGTTCTGAGTATGATCGGCTCGCCGGAATGTCAACCCAGGGAGTTGCAGTTCAGGCCCGGCGATCAGATCATGGCCATGGGCGACAGCATTACCCAGGCGGGCGGCTACCTGCGGGCCATCGATGCCGTCCTGGCCCAGCAGTACCCCGACATGAAGATGCCCAAGGTCGTCAACGTCGGGATCGGCGGTCAGAAGGCCGAGGACATGGTCGCCCGCTTCGAGAAGGACGTCGTGGCTCGCAAGCCGGCCATCGTGACCATCAGCGTCGGGGTCAACGACGTGTGGCACCGCATGGACAAACCCCACGATCCCAGGGTGCTGGAAGCCTTCACCGCCAACGTCGAGAACATGGTGAAGATGGCCCAGGCGGCAGGCATCAAGGTCTTCCTGGTGTCGCCAACGGTCATCGAGGAAGCCGCCGGCTCGGTCGCCAACCAGCGACTCCGGTTGTACATCACCGCCGAAAAGGAAATTGCCAGGCGAAACAAGTGCGGCTTTGTGGATCTCCACGCCTTGTTCCTGAAGGCGATCGATCATCACTACAAGCAGGTGGCGACCAGGGAGAACAAGGGCTTCCTGACCACCGACGGCGTGCACATGAGACCCCCGGGCGACACGCTGATGGCCGTCGGCATCCTCCGGGCCTTGGGCGTGCCAGACGAGAAAATCGAGGCGACAAGCCTGGCAGGCGTGCTGGAGTGA
- the atpG gene encoding ATP synthase F1 subunit gamma: MAKARGIVKRRKAVQNIRKITRTMQLIATARFQAAYNRATACKPYTERITRLMEQLSEHCGDVEHPLLTVNTKAGRSVLMVLTSNRGLCGGYNAGLLRSALQHLKQCAGQGTAVDIHAVGKKGIAYFRFLGYAMAATRTDIEDKPQFAQAEPIANAMIEAYARTEVDSVHVTYSRFESTARQRPETIQLLPLRQAEPDKTPGQSHSAPAGGRRESGHQPASGVFEFSPPAKELLADLLPLMVKARLFQCFMDAAVSEQVARMVAMKSATEAAGDMIRSLGQQYNRARQSQITMELLDIMGGANALA, encoded by the coding sequence ATGGCCAAGGCACGTGGCATCGTGAAGCGGCGCAAGGCCGTTCAAAACATCCGCAAGATCACGCGGACGATGCAGCTCATCGCCACCGCCCGCTTTCAGGCGGCCTATAACCGGGCCACAGCCTGCAAGCCCTACACCGAGCGAATCACCCGGTTGATGGAGCAGCTTTCCGAGCACTGCGGAGATGTCGAGCACCCGCTCCTGACCGTAAACACCAAGGCAGGGCGATCGGTACTCATGGTCCTGACCAGCAACCGGGGCTTGTGCGGCGGCTACAACGCCGGCCTGCTGCGCAGCGCCCTCCAGCACCTCAAGCAGTGCGCGGGCCAGGGAACCGCGGTCGACATCCACGCAGTCGGCAAGAAAGGCATCGCCTACTTCAGGTTCCTGGGCTATGCCATGGCCGCGACCAGGACCGACATCGAGGACAAGCCCCAGTTCGCCCAGGCGGAACCGATCGCCAACGCGATGATCGAGGCGTATGCCCGCACGGAAGTCGATTCGGTCCACGTAACCTACTCCCGCTTCGAGTCAACCGCTCGCCAGCGGCCGGAGACGATCCAGCTGCTGCCACTTCGGCAGGCCGAGCCGGACAAGACCCCCGGTCAATCGCACAGCGCCCCCGCGGGCGGGCGCCGGGAAAGTGGCCACCAGCCCGCCTCCGGGGTGTTCGAGTTCAGTCCGCCGGCCAAGGAATTGCTCGCCGATCTGCTGCCCCTCATGGTCAAGGCCCGACTCTTCCAGTGCTTCATGGACGCCGCGGTCAGTGAGCAGGTGGCTCGCATGGTGGCCATGAAGTCGGCGACCGAGGCCGCCGGCGATATGATCCGCAGCCTCGGGCAGCAGTACAACCGGGCTCGGCAGAGCCAGATCACCATGGAGCTGCTCGATATCATGGGAGGAGCCAACGCCCTGGCGTGA
- the atpA gene encoding F0F1 ATP synthase subunit alpha yields the protein MKFRVDEITSVIKQEIAQYKADLEVAQVGRVLSVGDGIAQIYGLRDAMTMEMLEFSNGVTGVVFNLEENSIGAVILGDYLGIKEGDIVRGTGQLLSVPVGEAMVGRVVDPLGRPLDNRGVIESPHRRPLETPAPGIAERQPVDQPLQTGIKAIDSMIPIGRGQRELIIGDRKTGKTAIGIDAILNQKATGVICVYVAVGQKESTIAGVVEALREHGALDYTIVVAAGSSDPAPLQYIAPYAGCAMAEYFMYEQGKHTLVVYDDLSKQAAAYRQLSLLLRRPPGREAYPGDVFYLHSRLLERSAKLASRYIIVPKSAGPETAQGANGKVYVGVPGSHEAKKDLEAMNAADHEVRRIPTSGGSLTALPVIETLEGEVSAYIPTNVISITDGQIYLEPDLFFSGVRPAINVGISVSRVGGKAQIKAMKKVAGSLRLDLAAFRDLEAFAQLGTELDSATQRQLNRGKAMVELLKQGQYGPYQVADQVLSIFAGTQGFCDDLPISRVSEFEAKLLAHVRDEFPEIRNEIIQTGDMSPDLTGKLKTIIGNFKKSYVAVA from the coding sequence TCAAGCAGGAAATCGCCCAGTACAAGGCGGATTTGGAGGTGGCCCAGGTCGGCCGGGTGTTGTCCGTCGGCGACGGCATCGCCCAGATCTACGGCCTGAGGGACGCAATGACCATGGAGATGCTCGAGTTCTCCAACGGCGTTACCGGCGTGGTATTCAACCTGGAAGAGAACTCGATCGGCGCGGTCATCCTCGGCGACTATCTCGGAATCAAGGAAGGCGACATCGTCCGCGGCACCGGGCAACTGCTGTCCGTCCCGGTGGGCGAAGCTATGGTCGGCCGCGTGGTCGACCCGCTGGGTCGGCCGCTGGATAACCGCGGCGTCATCGAGTCGCCGCATCGTCGCCCGCTCGAGACTCCCGCTCCCGGTATCGCCGAACGCCAGCCGGTCGACCAGCCGCTCCAGACCGGTATCAAGGCCATCGACAGCATGATCCCGATCGGCCGCGGCCAGCGCGAGCTGATCATCGGCGACCGCAAGACCGGCAAGACCGCCATCGGCATCGACGCCATCCTCAACCAGAAGGCCACCGGCGTGATCTGCGTCTATGTCGCGGTGGGCCAGAAGGAGTCCACCATCGCCGGCGTCGTCGAGGCCCTCCGCGAACACGGCGCCCTCGACTACACTATCGTCGTGGCCGCCGGTAGTTCCGATCCCGCCCCGCTGCAGTACATTGCCCCATACGCCGGCTGCGCCATGGCCGAGTACTTCATGTATGAGCAGGGAAAGCATACCCTGGTGGTCTATGACGATCTGTCCAAGCAGGCCGCCGCCTATCGCCAGCTGTCACTGCTCCTCCGCCGCCCACCCGGCCGCGAAGCCTACCCCGGGGACGTGTTCTATCTCCACAGCCGCTTGCTCGAACGCTCGGCCAAGCTGGCCAGTCGCTACATCATCGTGCCCAAGTCCGCTGGGCCGGAAACCGCCCAGGGCGCGAACGGCAAGGTCTACGTCGGCGTGCCCGGATCCCACGAGGCCAAGAAGGACCTCGAGGCGATGAACGCCGCGGACCACGAAGTCCGACGGATCCCCACGTCAGGCGGCTCGCTCACCGCTCTACCCGTGATCGAAACGCTGGAAGGCGAAGTGTCCGCCTATATCCCCACCAACGTGATCTCCATCACCGACGGCCAGATCTACCTGGAACCCGACCTGTTCTTCTCCGGCGTCCGGCCCGCGATCAACGTCGGTATCAGCGTGTCGCGCGTGGGTGGCAAGGCCCAGATCAAGGCCATGAAGAAGGTCGCCGGTTCGCTCCGGCTCGACTTGGCCGCCTTCCGCGATCTGGAGGCGTTCGCCCAGCTGGGCACCGAACTCGACTCCGCTACTCAGCGGCAGCTCAACCGCGGCAAGGCCATGGTCGAACTGCTCAAGCAGGGCCAGTACGGCCCATACCAGGTGGCCGATCAGGTATTGAGCATCTTTGCAGGAACCCAGGGCTTCTGCGATGACTTGCCCATCAGCCGGGTCTCCGAATTCGAGGCGAAACTGCTGGCCCACGTCCGCGACGAGTTCCCGGAGATCCGCAATGAGATCATCCAAACCGGAGATATGAGCCCCGATCTCACCGGCAAGCTTAAGACGATCATCGGCAACTTCAAGAAGAGTTACGTGGCGGTCGCATAA